One stretch of Eretmochelys imbricata isolate rEreImb1 chromosome 1, rEreImb1.hap1, whole genome shotgun sequence DNA includes these proteins:
- the RHOG gene encoding rho-related GTP-binding protein RhoG codes for MQSIKCVVVGDGAVGKTCLLICYTTNAFPKEYIPTVFDNYSAQNTVDGRTINLNLWDTAGQEEYDRLRTLSYPQTNVFIICFSIASPSSYENVKHKWYPEVCHHCPNVPILLVGTKKDLRNNPDTIKKLKEQNQMPVTTQQGVNLSKQIHAVKYMECSALNQEGIKEVFTEAVRAVLNPVPVKPKKPCILL; via the coding sequence ATGCAGAGCATAAAGTGCGTCGTGGTGGGTGATGGGGCGGTGGGGAAGACCTGCCTCTTGATCTGCTACACCACCAACGCCTTCCCCAAGGAGTACATCCCCACTGTCTTCGACAACTACAGCGCCCAGAACACAGTGGACGGCAGGACTATTAACTTAAATCTGTGGGACACGGCAGGCCAGGAGGAGTATGACCGGCTCCGGACGCTTTCCTACCCCCAGACTAACGTCTTCATCATCTGCTTCTCAATAGCCAGCCCGTCCTCCTATGAGAACGTGAAACACAAGTGGTACCCAGAGGTCTGCCACCACTGCCCCAATGTGCCCATCCTCCTCGTGGGCACCAAGAAGGATCTGAGAAACAACCCCGACACCATAAAGAAGCTAAAGGAGCAGAACCAGATGCCTGTCACAACCCAGCAGGGGGTCAACCTCTCCAAGCAGATCCACGCCGTCAAGTACATGGAGTGCTCCGCCCTTAACCAGGAAGGCATCAAGGAGGTCTTCACGGAGGCCGTGCGAGCCGTCCTCAACCCCGTCCCGGTGAAACCTAAAAAGCCCTGCATCCTTTTGTGA